A DNA window from Sphingomonas profundi contains the following coding sequences:
- a CDS encoding DUF808 domain-containing protein: protein MASGLVALLDDIAGIAKLAAASLDDVTAAAGKAGVKAAGVVVDDTAVTPGYVTGLSPERELPIIWRIALGSLRNKLLFLLPGALLLSAFAPWAVTPLLMIGGSYLCFEGAEKLIEAITGDTHGAEDDPALAGDPAALEQAKIASAIRTDFILSGEIMAIALADVADRSLTVQALALAVVGIGITVAVYGVVALIVKMDDIGLRLARRGSHARQAIGRGLVRAMPVLMRWLGAIGTAAMLWVGGGIIVHGLEHFHLTPIPQWIHQASLAAAGALPGVAGAVEWIVFALCSGILGAILGGLIALLVHAVQSRRGRATAAAPH, encoded by the coding sequence ATGGCGTCAGGATTGGTCGCGCTGCTTGACGACATCGCCGGCATCGCCAAGCTCGCGGCGGCATCGCTGGACGACGTGACGGCGGCGGCCGGTAAGGCGGGCGTCAAGGCCGCCGGCGTGGTGGTGGACGATACGGCGGTGACGCCGGGCTACGTCACCGGCCTGTCGCCGGAGCGGGAGCTGCCGATCATCTGGCGCATCGCGCTCGGCTCGCTGCGTAACAAGCTGCTGTTCCTGCTGCCGGGCGCGCTGCTGCTGAGCGCCTTCGCCCCCTGGGCGGTCACGCCGCTGCTGATGATCGGCGGCAGCTACCTGTGCTTCGAAGGCGCGGAGAAGCTGATCGAGGCGATCACCGGCGACACCCACGGCGCCGAGGACGATCCGGCGCTGGCGGGCGATCCCGCGGCGCTGGAACAGGCGAAGATCGCCAGCGCCATCCGCACCGACTTCATCCTCTCGGGCGAGATCATGGCGATCGCGCTGGCGGACGTGGCCGATCGGTCGCTCACCGTGCAGGCGCTGGCGCTGGCGGTGGTCGGCATCGGCATCACGGTCGCGGTCTACGGCGTGGTCGCGCTGATCGTGAAGATGGACGATATCGGCCTGCGCCTGGCACGGCGCGGCAGCCATGCGCGGCAGGCGATCGGGCGCGGGCTGGTGCGGGCGATGCCGGTGCTGATGCGCTGGCTGGGCGCGATCGGCACGGCGGCGATGCTGTGGGTGGGCGGCGGCATCATCGTCCACGGGCTCGAACATTTCCACCTGACGCCGATCCCGCAGTGGATCCACCAGGCGTCGCTGGCCGCCGCCGGCGCGCTGCCCGGCGTGGCGGGTGCCGTGGAGTGGATCGTCTTCGCGCTCTGCTCCGGCATCCTCGGCGCGATCCTGGGCGGGCTGATCGCCCTCCTCGTCCACGCGGTGCAGAGCCGCCGCGGCCGCGCCACGGCGGCGGCGCCACATTAG
- a CDS encoding type I secretion system permease/ATPase yields MAAVTGVDRGSELRAALERCRSAIVGVALMSAVLNILLLGGSMYMMLVYDMVLPSRSVPTLIGLLVMVAVVYVFQALIEMIRGRMLVGIAAALDGRMRGRIHDIVQRLSLRRAVPGDGLQPIHDLDQIRNFLAGNGPGALIDLPWMFFFIAILFLFHPWLGVTALAGGLVLVALTFATDRVSRAPMRYNTAISSARSALANAARRNADVIHALGMRRRVAAGWEDVSRHQLGSQEKLNQATGTLGSASKIFRQFLQSSVLTVGALLVIDGKASGGVIFAGSFLTARALAPVELAIANWRGFVAARQGWARLTQLLQSMPPEAAVTPLPAPGASVEIEHLTLVPPGAEQASVVDVTFRMEAGEAVGVIGPSASGKSSLVRGIVGVWTPARGTVRIDGAALDQWDSDALGAHIGYLPQSVSLMEGTVAQNIARFDPEAAPEAIIAAARSAGVHDLILHLKDGYETQVGPAGQTLSAGQQQRVALARALFGAPFLVVLDEPNSNLDAEGEAALAEAIRGVRARKGIVILVAHRPAALAVVDKVLVMREGRLRAFGPRDEVLKQVLGQQGKIRTAAPPMQDA; encoded by the coding sequence ATGGCGGCGGTGACGGGTGTCGACAGGGGATCGGAGCTGCGGGCCGCGCTGGAGCGGTGCCGCAGCGCGATCGTCGGCGTCGCCCTGATGAGCGCGGTGCTCAACATCCTGCTGCTCGGCGGCTCGATGTACATGATGCTGGTCTACGACATGGTGCTGCCCAGCCGCAGCGTACCGACGCTGATCGGGCTGCTCGTCATGGTGGCGGTGGTCTACGTGTTCCAGGCGCTGATCGAGATGATCCGCGGGCGCATGCTGGTGGGCATCGCCGCCGCGCTGGACGGGCGGATGCGCGGCCGCATCCACGATATCGTCCAGCGGCTCAGCCTGCGCCGCGCGGTGCCGGGGGACGGCCTGCAGCCGATCCACGATCTCGATCAGATCCGCAACTTCCTGGCCGGCAACGGGCCGGGCGCGCTGATCGACCTGCCGTGGATGTTCTTCTTCATCGCCATCCTGTTCCTGTTCCATCCGTGGCTGGGCGTCACGGCGCTGGCAGGCGGCCTCGTCCTCGTCGCGCTCACCTTCGCCACCGATCGGGTGAGCCGCGCGCCGATGCGCTACAATACGGCGATCTCCTCGGCGCGCAGCGCGCTGGCCAACGCGGCGCGGCGCAACGCGGACGTGATCCACGCGCTGGGCATGCGCCGCCGCGTGGCGGCCGGGTGGGAGGATGTGAGCCGCCACCAGCTCGGCTCGCAGGAGAAGCTGAACCAGGCCACCGGCACGCTGGGCAGCGCCAGCAAGATCTTCCGCCAGTTCCTCCAATCCTCCGTCCTCACCGTCGGCGCGCTGCTGGTGATCGACGGCAAGGCGTCCGGCGGCGTCATCTTCGCCGGCTCCTTCCTCACCGCCCGCGCGCTGGCGCCGGTGGAGCTGGCGATCGCCAACTGGCGCGGCTTCGTCGCCGCGCGGCAGGGCTGGGCGCGGCTGACGCAGCTGCTCCAGTCGATGCCGCCCGAGGCCGCCGTCACCCCCCTGCCCGCGCCGGGCGCGAGCGTGGAGATTGAGCATCTGACCCTGGTGCCGCCGGGCGCCGAGCAGGCGAGCGTGGTGGACGTCACCTTCCGCATGGAAGCGGGCGAGGCGGTGGGGGTGATCGGCCCGAGCGCCTCCGGCAAATCCTCGCTGGTGCGCGGCATCGTGGGCGTGTGGACGCCGGCGCGCGGCACCGTGCGGATCGACGGCGCCGCGCTCGACCAGTGGGATTCCGATGCGCTCGGCGCCCATATCGGCTACCTGCCCCAGTCCGTCTCGCTGATGGAGGGCACGGTCGCGCAGAACATCGCCCGGTTCGATCCGGAGGCGGCGCCCGAGGCGATCATCGCCGCCGCCCGCAGCGCCGGCGTGCACGACCTGATCCTGCACCTGAAAGACGGCTACGAGACGCAGGTCGGCCCCGCCGGGCAGACGCTCTCCGCCGGGCAGCAGCAGCGCGTGGCGCTGGCCCGCGCGCTCTTCGGCGCGCCGTTCCTCGTGGTGCTGGACGAGCCGAACTCGAACCTGGACGCGGAGGGTGAGGCGGCGCTGGCAGAGGCGATCCGTGGTGTGCGGGCGCGCAAGGGGATAGTGATCCTCGTCGCGCACCGCCCGGCGGCGCTGGCCGTGGTCGACAAGGTGCTGGTGATGCGCGAGGGCCGCCTGCGCGCCTTCGGCCCGCGCGACGAGGTGCTGAAGCAGGTGCTCGGCCAGCAGGGCAAGATCCGCACCGCCGCCCCCCCGATGCAGGACGCCTGA